CCCACCTACACATTGCCTAATCACAAACAAATAACATTTTGAATTTTGGTATGTTATACTATCAGTTTCCAAAAATACTTCTTTTTAGCCACTAAAATTCTGTGGTGTATATGGGTGTGTAAGAATGTGCCTTAGTGCACTACAAAAAGTGTGTAGTTACTAATAGTGTATTATACTGGATATGATttgcttatgtatttattttacttatgcatttttcttttcctttaggtAAAGAGGATGAATATCCCAAGAAACCTTTGGGGCAACTTCCACCTGAAACTCAGCCTGCTGGCGTTAATCACCTGAGCAATGGACAAAGAAGTGTTGGCAAGTCAAGTCCCCATACAGGCAGCAGAAGAGAAAGTGGCACATCTCCTCACAAAAAATATGAGCATTCCCCTCGCCATCAAGGTAGAGTTGGCACACCAGAAAGAGTAAAGCAGCCAAAGCAGAAATCTGTGAATGAGGACAGTAAAAAGCTTAAGAGTGAGGTAAATTTTGAAGGAAAACTTCCATCAGTTCCCCAAGGCAATTCCAAGCAATATATTAAtgcaactgctaatcaaaatagCAATGCTACTTCAAATATCAAAAAGGAATTTGTGCGCAAATGGAATAAACCTTCGGATACTTCAGCTGTTGAAAAAACTGCCAAATATGCCATTGAAGGCAAAAGTAGATCAACAAACCCCACACATACAGCCACCATCCCAAGTTCTACTGATACTCGAATATCAAATGTAAGGCAAAAGATTAAGGTTTTGGATGCTGATGAAGGGAAACGCGGCTCCAATGCCTCACAGTATGACAATGTAACTGGAGCTGAAAATGAAAATGGAGCTTCTGTTGAAGAGGCACTAGAAAGGGCTTATTCTCAAAGTCCAAGGAATCTTGTTTATTCTAACAGTCCAAGAAAGTATTCTGAGCCAAGttctattccaccaaaagtagCAAACCATTTCACTTTTAAAGTACAGCCTCCAAGTTATGGAAGATATCCACCTCAGTTAGATGGAGAAGATCATGGGACAATACATCCACCATCCTATAGTAATCCCCCTGTTTACCACAGAAATTCTCCAAAACACGTCCCTACTGCCAACAGCAGCACCGTGTCACCACAGCTTAGCCGTGGCACTCAAGTTAATCCTTCCAGGATACCTTATGGCTCTACTGTCTCTTTAGATACCTCTCCAGAGAGATCCTACAGTCGCCGCCCAGTTCCCCTTGTACTCCCATCGAGTCGGATAGAAGTTCTTCCTGTTGATATTGGTGCTGGGGGATATTCACAGTCACCAAACGGTGGAAAATTTGTCATTCCTCCCGTGGATTATCTGCCAGATAACAGAAAACGGCCAGAAGCTAGTTGCTCATACAGACCTGAGACACAGGAACAGTCACGGCATCGAGATGCTCATTGCAGCCATTTAAGCAATTTACCAAAATATTCAGCCTTTCAACACGTAACCTTTCAGGACCATAACCTCCCAGCCGTTTCAGTGGATAGTCCTGTGCGGTATAGAACTTCGCCAGCTTTAGAGGATGCCAGTTCATCTCGGTTTCAATATTCAGGGCCCTCGCCTCCAGCATATCACTACAGAAATTGGGATAGACCATCTATTCAAGAATCGGTATTGCTGTGAGAATTTTATCTATACTTGCTAAAGACACTAGAACAGAAACCATATGAAACCTACATTGCTATGTTTATAATTGCCAAAGCAGTATTTTATACAATTGTAAACAACTCACACAATTATCATGTATGTTAGTAATAAGAATATATGGAAATATTTTCATCCCGTGTAGATGCTGCTTTGGGTGAACATTATAAATTGCATCATCACTGAACGTGTTAAAAAGAATTTAACATGGAGACATAGCAATAGCGCTTAGGGATGCACGCTTAATAATTCATTACTCAGTTTCATTTCTATCTTTCTCCAAAACCTGACCATTTTTACTTTTTCAGCCCATTCTATTTTGAGAATGTTACAAAGCACAGAAAAACTGTGTGGAATAGATTTTTCTAAGGCTACATGTAGCATAAAATATGTGTCCTTTAATAGGTAATTAAGGAAGTGTTAAAACAACTACTTTTAATCTAGATCCACAGAATAATTTGATTTCTTACCTTCCTAAGCTTGTCTTTTAGTCAAGTTATTTTTCCCACTCGTATTTTTAACCCAGGCCCTAAAACTGACTAAAGAGATTTCCCTGGCTTTATTAATTCAACATCTCACAGGACAGTCATCATTCTCCTTCAATTGCTGCCATTTTCTTTGAATATGAAAATTAAAGACATTGGCGGAAAAGGCTAACCACTTAATGGTGCTTAAAAATCAGGGCAGTTGAAGTGAGTGTATGGGCAAAGGTACAGCTCTCATTGTGTCCATTTGCACCGAGATCAGCCTTGGTGCTCTTCAGCCCTTTGTTCTGGCCTGCCTCCTGCCTCCTGAAGAGCTGAGAGCAAAATAGTCCTTGCCAGATGCAGGGGAGATGCTGCAATACAGCTCTCCAGGAGTGCCAGCAGGAGAAGCTGCAAGCTACTGATCAGCAAGTCCTCGCATGGGGCAGCAGAAGAAATTCCTTGGAAATTCATTTATAAGGAGGATTAACAGTATGGTTACTTCTTACTTCTGCCCCTTAAATTCACGCAGGTCCTCACCACAGAGGGAGGGCCCCAGGGTGGTCATTTACACCAACTTTTTCTGGCACTCTTTCTTTGAAAATGTAGCCAATGGTTATTGCTGCACTATAGGGCCATTAAGTTATTGtgtaaaattgtaaaaaatgatcCCACCTAATTATTAATAGGAATCTAagattttggtttttaagaaaaaatagtgTGACTTTCACACTTTCTGAAaaccctgttttgttttgttttaaaaaaaaaaatgcaggttcatggtataaaaatttaaatatctttaaaaatattctattacACTACAGTTACCCAGACTTTGACAAAATTTGGGGCACTCCAAGAAAGTGTGGTTTTGTATTTAATTGGAGAGCTTACTTTCAACATGTTGCTCATAATAGAGAGTAGAAAACCTAACAGTGATGGCTCTTGTTGCAAGTTGGGGCATTAAACGTTCAAGGTACAAAAGTTTgtcttttaaaatgaaagtaacaTTTGTTTAGCTAGTGAATGTGAcgatattttttatgtatataatgaGTCTAATGTAATTTTAATCAACTTGGTAATGATGTGATTAAATGGCAAAACGAATGCAGTgtattagcagctaagcactacactgaggctcagacaaaATCCTGGTAATTAACATCACTGGGCTCTTGATTTAGATCATGTGGAAATGTAGAAATAAGTGTATATAAAATTGTAGCTGAGGatattattctaatttttaaaaccaTGATTCTGTGATTTATAATAAACCAAGCTGTACAATTTAGTTTATGATCGCAGCATCTGAGCagcttcaaaatatatatatatatctcaacagTGGTAAATTCTGtagatttatacatatatatatatacacacacacgcacactattTTCTTATGGTCATCTATGACATTTTTTATCTGTATACTTTTTTGGATGTCATTGTTTTTAACATGCTGAAAGTAATaagtatattttgtttttgtgtcttttatgtgcattttttttttcttgtggcaaAAGTGCTGCATCTCTGATGCTTCCGCGGCTGTTCTCTTCTAATTGAGTAGATATTGCCCAGTGTTCGTTTACATTACTTTATAGTATATCACAATTCTATGTTACATGCTTTACTAATTTCTGGTAATACCATATTTAGAACTGCATCCATTTTCCTTTATGTTATTTACTATGCCATCATTAATAGCAATAAGATAGTGTTTCTAGCCTTCTCCATTATAAAgtgttgttctctatttttttaagtaGGAAATTTTAATTTGAAGTTATTATGCCGTCATACAGTTTTACCTTTTCAGATTTATCTTTCAATAATTAACAGATGAAAAAAATATTGGTAAAGTGGGtcaaaatatatttatgaaaCATTTGGTAAGGATTTTTATGCTATGAAGACTGTTTTACTCTAATTGCATATGCATGGTTTAGATATTTTGCCATTGTTAAGTCTTTTCTTCATGGCAGTTTGGCTTAATTTAACAAGCACTTTGGtgcagtttttatttattttcttaaatttggTGTGAAAAGTTAAAGAAACTAGACCCAGGGTCTCAaaggtttttgtgtgtttgtttaataattattgtgttttagatgaaagtttacactgcATGTTAGGTTCCCCATCAACAAttcttatacaaattgttctgtgccattgctcacaatttttacaatgtgtcagtgttcttattatttccattctgtttcttcTGTTTCCATGGATCTagcctcccttcctctccttgctgtctcttctttgcttttgggtaaaggttgactgtttggtctcgtatagtCAATTATTTAAGAGCACACATTACCCATGGATAatattgtcaattttgttaagctattatttgactgaaagtTAACCTGCAGAAACAGTTTCAATTCCAagtcaaagggtatcttagggcagtagtcttgggagttcctctagtctctatcagtctagtaagtctggcctttgttaggaatttgagttttattctacatttttctctcattctacccGGGACCCTTTtgtatccctggtcagaatggctggtagtggtaaccggacaccatctagttctggtctcaggtttgaagaggttgtggttcatgtggcttATTAGTtccatggactagtttcttctttgagcctttagtttccttcattgtcttttgctccacatgagtagagaccagtagttgtatcttagatgacctctcgcaagctgttaagaccccaggcactactcatgaaactcggatgtagaacattatctttgtgaactatgttatgctagttgactaagttgtcccctgaGACTCGAGTCCCAAgacttttaacccagtaaaccaatcctgtgagttATTTGGATATGTTTAGGAagcctctgtaactgtgccccctgtgTGGTTTGTTATTCGTGTGGATATATATACAGCACACACAGATGTGTGTATACGTATGCCTAAAGATAGATCTGCCATGCACGTGTTTTTACTTGCATATGCTCTCCTATACACATAAATACATccatatctacctgtgtaaccacacacatattttttggtttttactgttgCAAAAATTTACCAAAATTGCCCTTTTTCTTGCGTACTTCTtactgtctttatttaccttggtcaagttgtgctgacttcgcgCATATTTGAGATTACTTTTCCCATCAGCAAAAGTAACAAAAGTTTACTatttagaaagtgattcccccttcctctctctcccattcctggtaaccatcgaAGAACTTAGCTTTCCGTATGCATATCTGTTCTTGACTTTTTGTAATAGTGGAACCATataatatttgccttttttgtgattgacttatttcactcagcgttatACCCTTCAGGcacatccatgttgtaagatgtttcgtgGACTCCTCGTTATTCTTTATACTTGCATGGTATTGCATTGCGTGAACATGCCAcaattcgtttatccattcatctgtcaatgggcatttaagtttccatctttttgcttttgtgattattcttcagtgaacataggtgtgcatatgtctgtttgtgtcactgctcttacaTCTCCAGGACATAAACCTAGGAGTGAGATGGCTGGATcaaaaggtatttctatttctagctttttgaggaagtgccatactgttttccttaGTGATTACACCATTTTGcaatcctaccagcaatgtataagagttccagtctccccacaatctcgccagcatttattgttttctatgtttttgatcattgccatttttgcaggggtgagatggtattgtatggcagttttgatttgcatctttctaatggcAAGTGATCGTgctcatcttttcatgtatttgttggctgcctgaatgtcctctttggtgaggtatctgttactgtcctttgcctgttttttgattggattatctttttgttattgacttgttgaagtttcctatatattttagagtTTTTTAGACCCTTaccagatatgtcattgccaaagaagatttttttccagtctataggttgtctttttactctcttggtaaagtcttttgatgaacgtaagtatttaatttttaggagctcccagctattgAACTTATATTCTGTCATTTGtgcattttagttttgtttgatagacTATGCTaaaaattaggtcccatagttttgacCCTATGTTATTGTCCAGGGACTTCATAGTTTTTAGCATTaacatttaaatctttgatccattttgagttagtttctgtgtatggtgtgag
The DNA window shown above is from Elephas maximus indicus isolate mEleMax1 chromosome 4, mEleMax1 primary haplotype, whole genome shotgun sequence and carries:
- the USP6NL gene encoding USP6 N-terminal-like protein isoform X4, which produces MIQVLQIVKELVTPLRQKAATVKEDSDQDVALKLAQERAEIVAKYDRGREGAEIEPWEDADYLVYKVTDRFGFLHEEELPYHNAAVERQKALEIERTTKWLKMLKGWEKYKNTEKFHRRIYKGIPLQLRGEVWALLLEIPKMKEETRDLYSRLKHKARGCSPDIRQIDLDVNRTFRDHIMFRDRYGVKQQSLFHVLAAYSIYNTEVGYCQGMSQITALLLMYMNEEDAFWALVKLLSGPKHAMHGFFVQGFPKLLRFQEHHEKILNKFLSKLKQHLDSQEIYTSFYTMKWFFQCFLDRIPFTLNLRIWDIYIFEGDRVLTAMSYTILKLHKKHLMKLSMEELVEFLQETLAKDFLFEDDFVIEQLQISMAELKRAKLDLPEPGKEDEYPKKPLGQLPPETQPAGVNHLSNGQRSVGKSSPHTGSRRESGTSPHKKYEHSPRHQGRVGTPERVKQPKQKSVNEDSKKLKSEVNFEGKLPSVPQGNSKQYINATANQNSNATSNIKKEFVRKWNKPSDTSAVEKTAKYAIEGKSRSTNPTHTATIPSSTDTRISNVRQKIKVLDADEGKRGSNASQYDNVTGAENENGASVEEALERAYSQSPRNLVYSNSPRKYSEPSSIPPKVANHFTFKVQPPSYGRYPPQLDGEDHGTIHPPSYSNPPVYHRNSPKHVPTANSSTVSPQLSRGTQVNPSRIPYGSTVSLDTSPERSYSRRPVPLVLPSSRIEVLPVDIGAGGYSQSPNGGKFVIPPVDYLPDNRKRPEASCSYRPETQEQSRHRDAHCSHLSNLPKYSAFQHVTFQDHNLPAVSVDSPVRYRTSPALEDASSSRFQYSGPSPPAYHYRNWDRPSIQESVLL
- the USP6NL gene encoding USP6 N-terminal-like protein isoform X2, whose translation is MNSDQDVALKLAQERAEIVAKYDRGREGAEIEPWEDADYLVYKVTDRFGFLHEEELPYHNAAVERQKALEIERTTKWLKMLKGWEKYKNTEKFHRRIYKGIPLQLRGEVWALLLEIPKMKEETRDLYSRLKHKARGCSPDIRQIDLDVNRTFRDHIMFRDRYGVKQQSLFHVLAAYSIYNTEVGYCQGMSQITALLLMYMNEEDAFWALVKLLSGPKHAMHGFFVQGFPKLLRFQEHHEKILNKFLSKLKQHLIPFTLNLRIWDIYIFEGDRVLTAMSYTILKLHKKHLMKLSMEELVEFLQETLAKDFLFEDDFVIEQLQISMAELKRAKLDLPEPGKEDEYPKKPLGQLPPETQPAGVNHLSNGQRSVGKSSPHTGSRRESGTSPHKKYEHSPRHQGRVGTPERVKQPKQKSVNEDSKKLKSEVNFEGKLPSVPQGNSKQYINATANQNSNATSNIKKEFVRKWNKPSDTSAVEKTAKYAIEGKSRSTNPTHTATIPSSTDTRISNVRQKIKVLDADEGKRGSNASQYDNVTGAENENGASVEEALERAYSQSPRNLVYSNSPRKYSEPSSIPPKVANHFTFKVQPPSYGRYPPQLDGEDHGTIHPPSYSNPPVYHRNSPKHVPTANSSTVSPQLSRGTQVNPSRIPYGSTVSLDTSPERSYSRRPVPLVLPSSRIEVLPVDIGAGGYSQSPNGGKFVIPPVDYLPDNRKRPEASCSYRPETQEQSRHRDAHCSHLSNLPKYSAFQHVTFQDHNLPAVSVDSPVRYRTSPALEDASSSRFQYSGPSPPAYHYRNWDRPSIQESVLL
- the USP6NL gene encoding USP6 N-terminal-like protein isoform X3; the encoded protein is MTDEEELPYHNAAVERQKALEIERTTKWLKMLKGWEKYKNTEKFHRRIYKGIPLQLRGEVWALLLEIPKMKEETRDLYSRLKHKARGCSPDIRQIDLDVNRTFRDHIMFRDRYGVKQQSLFHVLAAYSIYNTEVGYCQGMSQITALLLMYMNEEDAFWALVKLLSGPKHAMHGFFVQGFPKLLRFQEHHEKILNKFLSKLKQHLDSQEIYTSFYTMKWFFQCFLDRIPFTLNLRIWDIYIFEGDRVLTAMSYTILKLHKKHLMKLSMEELVEFLQETLAKDFLFEDDFVIEQLQISMAELKRAKLDLPEPGKEDEYPKKPLGQLPPETQPAGVNHLSNGQRSVGKSSPHTGSRRESGTSPHKKYEHSPRHQGRVGTPERVKQPKQKSVNEDSKKLKSEVNFEGKLPSVPQGNSKQYINATANQNSNATSNIKKEFVRKWNKPSDTSAVEKTAKYAIEGKSRSTNPTHTATIPSSTDTRISNVRQKIKVLDADEGKRGSNASQYDNVTGAENENGASVEEALERAYSQSPRNLVYSNSPRKYSEPSSIPPKVANHFTFKVQPPSYGRYPPQLDGEDHGTIHPPSYSNPPVYHRNSPKHVPTANSSTVSPQLSRGTQVNPSRIPYGSTVSLDTSPERSYSRRPVPLVLPSSRIEVLPVDIGAGGYSQSPNGGKFVIPPVDYLPDNRKRPEASCSYRPETQEQSRHRDAHCSHLSNLPKYSAFQHVTFQDHNLPAVSVDSPVRYRTSPALEDASSSRFQYSGPSPPAYHYRNWDRPSIQESVLL
- the USP6NL gene encoding USP6 N-terminal-like protein isoform X1; the encoded protein is MNSDQDVALKLAQERAEIVAKYDRGREGAEIEPWEDADYLVYKVTDRFGFLHEEELPYHNAAVERQKALEIERTTKWLKMLKGWEKYKNTEKFHRRIYKGIPLQLRGEVWALLLEIPKMKEETRDLYSRLKHKARGCSPDIRQIDLDVNRTFRDHIMFRDRYGVKQQSLFHVLAAYSIYNTEVGYCQGMSQITALLLMYMNEEDAFWALVKLLSGPKHAMHGFFVQGFPKLLRFQEHHEKILNKFLSKLKQHLDSQEIYTSFYTMKWFFQCFLDRIPFTLNLRIWDIYIFEGDRVLTAMSYTILKLHKKHLMKLSMEELVEFLQETLAKDFLFEDDFVIEQLQISMAELKRAKLDLPEPGKEDEYPKKPLGQLPPETQPAGVNHLSNGQRSVGKSSPHTGSRRESGTSPHKKYEHSPRHQGRVGTPERVKQPKQKSVNEDSKKLKSEVNFEGKLPSVPQGNSKQYINATANQNSNATSNIKKEFVRKWNKPSDTSAVEKTAKYAIEGKSRSTNPTHTATIPSSTDTRISNVRQKIKVLDADEGKRGSNASQYDNVTGAENENGASVEEALERAYSQSPRNLVYSNSPRKYSEPSSIPPKVANHFTFKVQPPSYGRYPPQLDGEDHGTIHPPSYSNPPVYHRNSPKHVPTANSSTVSPQLSRGTQVNPSRIPYGSTVSLDTSPERSYSRRPVPLVLPSSRIEVLPVDIGAGGYSQSPNGGKFVIPPVDYLPDNRKRPEASCSYRPETQEQSRHRDAHCSHLSNLPKYSAFQHVTFQDHNLPAVSVDSPVRYRTSPALEDASSSRFQYSGPSPPAYHYRNWDRPSIQESVLL
- the USP6NL gene encoding USP6 N-terminal-like protein isoform X5, whose translation is MRTEAAVNSQGQTDYLKKDSDQDVALKLAQERAEIVAKYDRGREGAEIEPWEDADYLVYKVTDRFGFLHEEELPYHNAAVERQKALEIERTTKWLKMLKGWEKYKNTEKFHRRIYKGIPLQLRGEVWALLLEIPKMKEETRDLYSRLKHKARGCSPDIRQIDLDVNRTFRDHIMFRDRYGVKQQSLFHVLAAYSIYNTEVGYCQGMSQITALLLMYMNEEDAFWALVKLLSGPKHAMHGFFVQGFPKLLRFQEHHEKILNKFLSKLKQHLDSQEIYTSFYTMKWFFQCFLDRIPFTLNLRIWDIYIFEGDRVLTAMSYTILKLHKKHLMKLSMEELVEFLQETLAKDFLFEDDFVIEQLQISMAELKRAKLDLPEPGKEDEYPKKPLGQLPPETQPAGVNHLSNGQRSVGKSSPHTGSRRESGTSPHKKYEHSPRHQGRVGTPERVKQPKQKSVNEDSKKLKSEVNFEGKLPSVPQGNSKQYINATANQNSNATSNIKKEFVRKWNKPSDTSAVEKTAKYAIEGKSRSTNPTHTATIPSSTDTRISNVRQKIKVLDADEGKRGSNASQYDNVTGAENENGASVEEALERAYSQSPRNLVYSNSPRKYSEPSSIPPKVANHFTFKVQPPSYGRYPPQLDGEDHGTIHPPSYSNPPVYHRNSPKHVPTANSSTVSPQLSRGTQVNPSRIPYGSTVSLDTSPERSYSRRPVPLVLPSSRIEVLPVDIGAGGYSQSPNGGKFVIPPVDYLPDNRKRPEASCSYRPETQEQSRHRDAHCSHLSNLPKYSAFQHVTFQDHNLPAVSVDSPVRYRTSPALEDASSSRFQYSGPSPPAYHYRNWDRPSIQESVLL